The Pseudobacteroides sp. DNA segment AGGCTTGGATCATAGTAATAGTATGTTAGTTTCTTTCTGTTTCCGCTATCAGCATAATATTCATATTTGGCTTTAAGTATATCGTTCTCCTTGACATACTGTAGTCTCATATTGGCATCATACTCATACTTTGTATTGATGCTTGGAGTAGAATTATTGATTATTATGTTAAAGGTTTCAATATTACTGGAATTGCCACAATGTATGTAATTTTTATCGACCGTATAGTTTTTTACGGTATTTGTCCATTTTTCATTCACAAGCCTTCCCATTTGGTCATAAGTATAGTCAACGAATGTGTTGCTTCCATTTGACTCAACTATCATTTGATCTCTTAAACCCAGCACATTATAATGATACATATTTACAACATCTTTTCCAGAAACATTACCTTTTGCATATTCTAGAATTACATGTCCTTGATTATCATAGGAATAGGATATGTCGCTTCCATTCCTATCTTTCATATGTATCAGATTTCCGTTCTTGTCATAGATGTCATAATCAATAACTTTTCCAAGTGTATCAATCATTTTTGAAGGTTTTCCAAGATAATTGTACTGGTACTGTGTCGTAATCTCACCTTGCACTATTTTGTCTTTGTTACCATCAGCATCATAGTAATAATTGCTGGTGATATTTGAAGTTCCATTATATATTACAACCTCACTTAAAAGATTTCTCTTGTTATAATTGAATTGTTTCTTATTTGTACTTTCGAGTTCTCCAGGTTTATTAATACTGGTCTCTTGCGTTTTTAAATTACCATTCTTATAATAGCTGTAATTTGTAACACTATCATATCCAGTTTCAAATGGAGCTTCTATTTTTGTAAGCATATTTAATTTTTCATAATAATATTTGGTAATGCTTCCCTTTGCATCTTTAACTGATGCTATTTGACCATTCGGATAATATGTAGTTATTACTGGTTCGTCACTATTCAGTTTTGATTCAACGACACGCCCATCAAAATCATATATTGTCGTATGAGTTACCTCTTTGCCGGTTTTAATATAACTTGTCTCAATTACTTTTGTATAATTCAGGCCATTTTCTTGTGGTAGTAAATAGTAATCATAACTTGAAATTAATTTACTATCTCCTGAATCTGTAGCTCGTTCTTTAAAATATGTGTTCTTTAATCTTCCCCACAAGTCGTATGTATACTTGTACCACGCACCATTTGGAAGGGTTTTTGTTTCAATGTTTCCATACTTGTCATATGTATAGCTTGTTATAACTTGCTCTCCTGGAATGGGATTACCATTTGGAGTATACTTTATGTCTGTATCAGGCAATCTCTCTGTCTTTATTTGTCCTGAAGGGTAATATGTATAGGATAAATACTTGTTTATACTAACGTTTGATGGATCATATTCACCATCATTAGTATCATATGAAATATTATATACATTAGGTAATACTTCTTTTGCCATTCTCCCAAGAGAATCATAAGAATAACGCTTTGTACCTTTTACATTACCTAATTCATCCTTTTGAATCTCTCTTACTAAGTTTCCATTTTTATCATATTGATATTCTGTTACATAACCTTTTGGAGTCTTTATTGATGCAACCAGCATCATGCTGTTGTATGTGTATGTTGTTATTAGATCAGAACCATCTTCAGCCTGTAATATCTTTTCTTTTAATGTTCCTTCGGGATAATATGTAAACTTTGTAATTTTTCCTTCCGGATCAGTAACTTGGCTAACCAAACCGCTTATAGGGCAATTATTGACATTATCATATGTTTTGTCATTATAATAGTCATACTGGGTAATAGCATAATCATCTAAGTTGTTATCTAAATGCCCCTGTGCAGCATATTCTGATATACTCAAATCCATGTTTAAAATGTTTCTTAACTCTTTTTGAAGATTGCTTGCTAATTTGTTATATGTTTGTGCTTTTCGTAGTAATTTGGTATGAGTATTATCATCATAATCATATAACGTATAACTATTAGTATCATCAGCAGTAATTACTACTTTATTATTATCGTTTAAATTTAGTGCGTTTGTTGAATTATCAGAGTTAATTACTTCTCTTACAAACCCGTTCAGCATTCTGTTATAAGTTGTCTTATTCTTATTATAATCAGTAATACCAGATACCTCACTTCTAATGCCTTCCTCGTTGTATTCAATAATCTGTGTATTGATGTCAGGTAATAAATTACCTGATGCATCCTTTTCCTCGACTTTTGTTATTGCATAATATGTATTATAATAATATGTTGTCTTTTTCAAAACAGAGTCTGTAGAGTTATCCTTATCCGTAACTGTTGTCTGACCCGATATACTATAATCATACTCTTGCTTTTTACCATGTGTATCATTCTCTAGCTTCTTGCCAAGTGAATCAATAGTATAATCAACTTTGCCAGTTAAGTCTTTATATTCTATCTGTTCCAAAACAATATTTCCGTTTTTTACAGCAGTTAAAAGTCCATTTGTATATTCCAATGTTATTACATTTAACATAGGATCAGTAATTGTTTTAAGTAGTGTAACTTGATTTACAGTTTCATAAGCATAACCTACAGTTCTATCACCATCGGAGATTGTTTTAACTAAGCCATTTTCATATGTTACTGTAAATTCTTTACTAATTGAATCACGAATTATCTTCTTATTTGTCTGTGTCTCTATAGTAACACTGTTTTGAAGCTCATCCATTATCTTATATAATTTTTTACCGCTGTCATAATAGTAAGAAATTCCTTCCGGGGTTTTTAAGGTATACTCTTGATTATACTTAATATAATTCAGCGTGCTTCGGTTATCTATTGATGCAAACTCTTTATCTACTATATCAGTTTCTAAAAAGTTTTCTATTGTACCATCCGGTAAAATTACTTCATAAACTTTACCGGGTGCTACATAACTGCTGCTAATTTCATTAATAGTAGAATTATCAAAATTGAAAGTCCAACCATATCCCAATGAGCCTTTATTATAATTCATTGAATTATATGATCTGGAAATATCAAATTGAATTCCTGGTGAAAATGTTTCCATATCAGAAAATGTAAGAGAATAATTTCCTGTTGGAATGAAAACTCCTTGCCCATTATTAAATGATCTCTTATCTACATTAACCTGAGTATAAATTCTTGAATTGTAACAGTTTAAAGGTATTAACTCATATTGACCGATCTGTTTAGTTGTCATAAGGATATTAATCTTACGATTCTTTGATCCTGTTGGTTGGTCCAATTGAATCTTCTGTTTATCCGTACCAGTGCCAGTTAGAAGAACCTTATGTGTTCCAGTGGCATAAAATGCATAGTCTGATGAATTGTCATTTATAGTGAAATTCCGCTTAAGCTCAATTGTTCCAGCAGTTAACCTGTTCTGATCATTAGACATGGAGTTATATATAAAATCATTTGTTACTTTTATATAACTTTCATCACTATTCATAAGCAAAACATCATTGCTGTTAGATTCTCCAAAATTGAAATATCCGTTTACTTCCAATCTTCCGCCGTTAATATCAAGTGTACTTCCTTTACCATCATCCGAAAGAACTTTAAATCCACCGTTTACTGTAAGAACCCTGCTATTCAAATCAACATATGCATTTTTAAATTCAGTCATGGTATCTGTTTGAATACTGCAGTCACTATTAAGGTATATCGATTGCCTGTAAATGACTGTTACATTGAACATTCCAGCAAGAATGATTGTATCAGCCATATTTATAGCACCATCCGCGTTCAAATCCAGATAAATAGAATATCCAGGTTGACCTTCAACTGTATTAAATACTTGTGCAAGCATAATATTATCAGCCATATTTACAGCACCATCATGGTTCAAATCCCCTGAATACATATTATCTGGATTATTTTTGCTTCCAATACTGAAAGAACCGTACAGATTTAAATTGTATGCCCTTGGAAAATAAGAATATCCATCCTTTGTTATCTGTATTAAATAATACCCACTTGCGTCAAATTCAAGGCTATAGTGGCCGTTTACATCAGTTAAAGTCTCAGCCATAGTTATTCCGTTAGAAATTGCTTGAACCTTGAAATTACTATTAAGTTTTTCCTTTGACGCTGTTGGCAGTGAAGGATTCTTTATGCATACATCATCAGCTACCCATCCATCGATTATAACTTTTTTTTCAATCCCTGCTGTACTGGTTGACGTTGGAGGAGGTGTATTAGTCATTGTTGCAGCACTTGCTTCTAACATTACTTGTGAAACTTCTTTCATTGTTGTATCTTGAATAGTTTTAAAACCTTGGTTTATAGTTTGAGGCTGAATTATTCCATATCCAGATGATATGATTTTACCATCCCAATCGAAAATATCTACCCTGTTTCCTTTAACTTGAGTATCAGAATAATTTTCAAAACTTATTGATGTCTCAACTTTCTTTAATAATTTAAAGCTAAGCGTTGCCAAAATACCAGTCTTTTCTGGAGCATTACAACTCTTATAAGTTTTTAAATCCATATAACATTTACCAAACCTTAAATATCCTTGAGTTGTATTATTTGCAACATATGTAATGGGTGCAAAACTTAAAGAACTCAGAATATTACCTGCTTGGGGTTCTGTCTTGTCGGTCATGGATAAGCCAGCACTATCAACAGGTTGGAGTACATTTGGATCGTATTTTATATTTACCTGATATCCTGCAAATTTATCAATATTATCAATCATTAATTTTGCATTAATGATTCCACCAACTTCTTCAGAGGCTTTATCCAATTCCAGTTTTATGTATGGTGATGGTGTATTGATAGGTGTATTTGTGGGTGTACTTTTTGATTGCTTACTATTCTGATTGTTTAAAGAATCACTTACTGAATATACTTTGTTTTCAGTACTCAAATTAGTAAAAGCTGCTAAATCAAATGCTGGCACTATTTGTGCACTAAACATTAGTATGAGAAAAATAGAAATTATGTTTTTTATCTTATTCATGTAGTTTTATCCTCCCTTTAAATTAATGTAATAAGGTTAATTATTAGACTTGAAGCTAGTAAATCTTTACCTCCCCTCTTCATTTGTTGTTAAGTTGATCAGGTTTTTAACCACCCCCCTCCTAATCAGCAATCAGCATTAATAATAGCTGTATATAAAAGTGAAACCATTAAAACCAAATTTTTCTAAAGGTTGATTCTATAAAAGCATAGAGTTATATAGCACCATTTTCCATACTACGGAATGTGACATACGATTTATAAAAGATAACAATCAATTAATAAATTTTAAATTCATAATGATTGCTAGATGAGTTTGCTAAATTTGTGGAGTTTATAGTTATATTTACATCAACTACTTATCTCCCCGAATAATATCAGATACACTTAAACCACTATAGCAACTTTGTAATTAATTCTTATAAATACCATAAATTCTAACGAGGATTTTAACATAACCTAGCATTTATAAGTCAAGTTTAATATGAATTTTACACATACTTATACTGTGTGTTCTTAGTGACAACTTATGTAACTTTATAGTCACAATGTTATTCTATCAAAATCGTAACTTATTGTCAACTTAATTTTGTTGCTTTTAGGGAAGTGCGAATAACTTTGATTAATTTGACTATTGAATATAGTGATCTACCACTAAATTATTTGGTGTAAGCCTACAGCTACATTGATCTAAATTAAGTCTGGGAATTTATTCATGCTAAATGTTAGTAGAATGGATTTTAAACTTAATGATATTAACATTGGGTTGCAGATCTTTTATCAATCCTTCTCAGAAAACAAATAGAATCACATAAAGAACAGGGAAAGTATACGATAAGAGATTTATCGTATACTTTCCCTGTTCTGACTCTGTAAGGCCACTGTAAAGCAGCTTTCACACACTTATAAGCAGCTTGCAAGAAACTAAAGAACCCCTTCGCAAGCCATTCTAAAAAATGGGGGGACGATTTTTCCCAAGACTTGCTACGCTGGCGGCTTCCATAAGCATAGAAGGAATACAAATTCATATGCTTTTTACTTACGGCTTGCCGTTTCACCTTGCTTTAATATTTTATCTATGTCATTTATAAAGAGGCTTAGTAAATCGCCTTCTTTTAAGTTTTTATTCTTATGCCCTGTATCCTTTCTAATTGCTAGCAATACTTTTTCTAGTTGGAGTAACCCATTCAAATAATTGGCACTTGTGTTGTTTCGTTGATTATGCATACGATATTTTGACCAATTTAATATGACATCATCCGCACCCCAAATAATAAGATTTTTTGTGAAAGACTCCATAAACTTAAGGATTTCTTTTTCATCTAGCGGCTCATCTTCTCTGGTGTTTACAAGTATCTTAAACAAAAACTCCATAAAATCGGTGTAAACGGGTATCTTCTTCTCTCGCAATTCCTTTTCAACTGTTATTTTTTTCTCTAAGTATTTGCCGCCAGTTACGGTAATAACAGAAACAACAATAGTTGCAAATGCAGCTATTATCGGTGCACCTACTTCTTTGGGAAGGCCTATAAATACCTCATAAAGCAACTTTAAAAAATATATAATGGTTGTAATTAAAACAATTAAAACTGCTATTGCCAAAATATTTTGCTTCCAATTAGACTTTAGATTATTTTTCACTATACCCTCCCCCTTTGTTTTTTTCAGTTTTTAAATAAAGTTTTTTGAAAGTCTTTCA contains these protein-coding regions:
- a CDS encoding RHS repeat-associated core domain-containing protein; the encoded protein is MNKIKNIISIFLILMFSAQIVPAFDLAAFTNLSTENKVYSVSDSLNNQNSKQSKSTPTNTPINTPSPYIKLELDKASEEVGGIINAKLMIDNIDKFAGYQVNIKYDPNVLQPVDSAGLSMTDKTEPQAGNILSSLSFAPITYVANNTTQGYLRFGKCYMDLKTYKSCNAPEKTGILATLSFKLLKKVETSISFENYSDTQVKGNRVDIFDWDGKIISSGYGIIQPQTINQGFKTIQDTTMKEVSQVMLEASAATMTNTPPPTSTSTAGIEKKVIIDGWVADDVCIKNPSLPTASKEKLNSNFKVQAISNGITMAETLTDVNGHYSLEFDASGYYLIQITKDGYSYFPRAYNLNLYGSFSIGSKNNPDNMYSGDLNHDGAVNMADNIMLAQVFNTVEGQPGYSIYLDLNADGAINMADTIILAGMFNVTVIYRQSIYLNSDCSIQTDTMTEFKNAYVDLNSRVLTVNGGFKVLSDDGKGSTLDINGGRLEVNGYFNFGESNSNDVLLMNSDESYIKVTNDFIYNSMSNDQNRLTAGTIELKRNFTINDNSSDYAFYATGTHKVLLTGTGTDKQKIQLDQPTGSKNRKINILMTTKQIGQYELIPLNCYNSRIYTQVNVDKRSFNNGQGVFIPTGNYSLTFSDMETFSPGIQFDISRSYNSMNYNKGSLGYGWTFNFDNSTINEISSSYVAPGKVYEVILPDGTIENFLETDIVDKEFASIDNRSTLNYIKYNQEYTLKTPEGISYYYDSGKKLYKIMDELQNSVTIETQTNKKIIRDSISKEFTVTYENGLVKTISDGDRTVGYAYETVNQVTLLKTITDPMLNVITLEYTNGLLTAVKNGNIVLEQIEYKDLTGKVDYTIDSLGKKLENDTHGKKQEYDYSISGQTTVTDKDNSTDSVLKKTTYYYNTYYAITKVEEKDASGNLLPDINTQIIEYNEEGIRSEVSGITDYNKNKTTYNRMLNGFVREVINSDNSTNALNLNDNNKVVITADDTNSYTLYDYDDNTHTKLLRKAQTYNKLASNLQKELRNILNMDLSISEYAAQGHLDNNLDDYAITQYDYYNDKTYDNVNNCPISGLVSQVTDPEGKITKFTYYPEGTLKEKILQAEDGSDLITTYTYNSMMLVASIKTPKGYVTEYQYDKNGNLVREIQKDELGNVKGTKRYSYDSLGRMAKEVLPNVYNISYDTNDGEYDPSNVSINKYLSYTYYPSGQIKTERLPDTDIKYTPNGNPIPGEQVITSYTYDKYGNIETKTLPNGAWYKYTYDLWGRLKNTYFKERATDSGDSKLISSYDYYLLPQENGLNYTKVIETSYIKTGKEVTHTTIYDFDGRVVESKLNSDEPVITTYYPNGQIASVKDAKGSITKYYYEKLNMLTKIEAPFETGYDSVTNYSYYKNGNLKTQETSINKPGELESTNKKQFNYNKRNLLSEVVIYNGTSNITSNYYYDADGNKDKIVQGEITTQYQYNYLGKPSKMIDTLGKVIDYDIYDKNGNLIHMKDRNGSDISYSYDNQGHVILEYAKGNVSGKDVVNMYHYNVLGLRDQMIVESNGSNTFVDYTYDQMGRLVNEKWTNTVKNYTVDKNYIHCGNSSNIETFNIIINNSTPSINTKYEYDANMRLQYVKENDILKAKYEYYADSGNRKKLTYYYYDPSLNTTYALNTIDYNYNLANKVKSIINKNSAGTVISSFSYGYYLDGAQASKTEVINNTTTTTDYEYDNARRLVKATEKVGATPNQTVIYKYDSSNNRSRMEVQGSTSYNVDYSYTDLTGKYTGRLLKETTTGSKNSIVDYAYDNNGNQITKKEGTTTTTNEYDALNRLIKSGTSTYAYDGDGLRISKTVGGVTTYQIWDGQNIALEIDSSYNLIKKYVRGINLIYNEDKNGYTQNYIFNGHSDVVQLTNKNAANNNVIRSYSYDAFGNEKNPDPTDTNVFRYCGEYFDKENGTIYLRARSYDPRIGRFVSEDSYAGEIDDPLSLNLYTYCQNNPVNYFDPSGHKVEGFQKLQLAWGFIKGGVGEVFANSGGVFQALSNIGALKELISDIIAGKVGWNELKQIGLDVVAGDIRYVVDNWNIISDNKSYSDSVVSSYGEHLAGAFAELVNIGAIVVGAAKSAGGITGKIKSIVKSKGARSKIKTNLGNEIDITPSSNHSTTTNNPGLKGAPNSSVDILDGNGNIKTRRWFGSEGTQTRDVDFTNHGNPKVHPEWPHEHGPR